The window AAGCAACCCAAAAGGCTTCTACCTTTCTGCCTTTACTTGCTGACAAATCAGACATCTACTCACATAAGCTGCAATTTCCCTCTTCATGTTTGGCCACTAATAATAATCCTTCAAAATCCTATACATTTTTGTGCTACCCGAATGAGCAGCATAAGCAAAACTATGAGCTTCCTCCATAATCTCACTCTTCAACTCTTCATTTCTTTTTAGAACACAAAGCCGATTCTTAAACAATAAAGTCTCATCCATTCTAACTGAGAAATGATCAGCTGCGGCTCCACTCAAAGCTCTTTCTATCAATCGAACTATGGAAGGATCATTATTCTGTGCTTCCCGCACTCTATCAACCAAAACTGGCCTCACATGAAACTAGCTACCAAAGCACCAACCTCATCTACTGATAAATCCACCCCTGTAGTTCGCAACTCACAAAGAAGTGGAACTCGAACCGTCTTTATATGAGATAAAGATATGGAGGGATTTCGACTAAGAGCATCAGCTACCACATTAGCTTTTCCAAGATGATACTTAATAGTGCAATCATAATCATTGATTAATTCCATCCACCTTCTCTGTCTCATATTTAGCTCTCTCTGAGTGAATATATACCGAAGACTCTTGTGATCGGTAAAAATCTGACACTTGGCTCTATAAAGATAGTGTCTCTCTGCAAGTTCCAGATTATGAGTAGGATAATTCCCCTCATGCGGCTTCAATTGCCTAGAAGCGTAGGCAATAACTCAATCATGCTGCATCAAAACTCCACCTAGACCACGTCTAGAAGCATCACAATAGACCACATACTCTCCACTATCATCCGGAAGTGCCAAAACAAGAGCACTTGTCAAGCAATTCTTCAATTCTTGAAAACTTTTCTCACATTGATCTGACCATTCAAACTTAACCCCCTTCCTGGTCAATCTTGTAAGAGGAGCAACAATCTTTGAAAAATCTTTCACAAAGCGCCGATAATAACCTGTTAATCCCAAGAAACTACGAATCTCCGTCACAGTGGTGGGTCTTCTCCAATTTGACACAGCTTCCACCTTTTGGGGATCCACACTAACTCCTTCTGCCGAAACCACATGACCCAAGAACCCCACTTGATCTAGCCAAAACTCACACTTGCTAAACTTGGCATATAACTGAGAATTTTCCAAAGTCCGCAATATTAATATTAGATGCTTGGCATGCTCCTTCTCACTTCTTGAGTAAACCAAGATGTCATCTATGAATACAATCACGAAACGATCAAGATATGGACTAAACACCCTATTCATGAGATCCATGAACGTCGCGGGTGCATTAATAAGTCCAAATGGCATCACCACAAACTCATAATGACCATATCGTGACCGAAAAACAGTCTTGGGTATGTCCCCCTCTCGGACCCGCAACTGATAGGAGCACAAAGTGTCACGTTCTTAATATGTTTATACCCTTTATTTACCCTTTGCTAACTCCTATTTAGTTGTTTTAGCTTTATATTTGTGTTTAGTGTAGAATAATTACTTAATTTAGAAATATGTAGTTTTTAGTATTAGAATACATAGTATTTTCGGATTTGAATAATTTGGTGTTGAAATTGTGCTAAGTGTTGGAAACCCTTGTTTACTCAGGATTTCTGTCTTGATCAAGATTCCATCTTTCCTCGAAGCCTAGTCCATGAAGGAGAGGTCCAAGCCAAGTCCAATATGGAGAAGAAGATCTAAATTCGGCAGAATTTCAAGAATATCCAAACCTTGAAAATCTGGATTAAATCGGGAGAATTCCTGTGCACGTCTGTCAACTTCAACGGACTCTCCAGGACAGCTCACAATGAATCAGAAAACGTGCCAGACATGAATAGAAAGCTACGGGAGTCTAGTTTCCAAATCAATTGGAATCACCTCAATATCTATTTTCTAGAGGGAGTTATGACGTAATCATCAGACGGAGGTCCTTCTGCCGAAATTGAGAAGAACTAGGAATCCTAAACCAACTTGGTTTAGGCTTTGTGGCCGACTTCTCTAGGGTTTTTCCTCTATATAAAGCACGACTTCAAGGACAGAAGATCATCATCAACCAGTGTAAATAACACCAAAGCCGTTGCCGAAACTCCATCAACCTCCAAACACCACAATCCGATCCCACCTTCAGCATTTGTCCAAAGCAAGTAGCCTAGGATTCCGCTCACTCGAAGAATAGAACAAGTAGGGATATTCTGAGAGTGTATTTCATCTTCTATTTTCGGATTGCTATGTGTTTGTTCTCGTTTTTGTTTGTTTTAGGTTTTTGCTTAAGTATATTTCGATTCTTGTCTATGAGATAGAAACACTTTTGAACCATGTTTTGAATTAAAGTTTTCAATTTTTAATCAATGATTTTAGGTTTTTTTTATGCCGTGAGTTTTATGTCTAAATACTTTAAGATTTTCGGTGCATTCTTCCATTATCATGTGTAGTTGATACAAGTAGTTGATATTGCATGTGTTAATCATCCAAAGTTCGACTTTGATACAAGTAGTTGATAAGTTGCATTGTCTTTGTTATTTCACCGATTTTCTACCTATGTTTGATTTGGACTTGTGCTTAAACACATCGATTCTTTATGTGATACGTAATTGCATGATTAGTTTATGTGTGTGACCTATAAGTAGAGCACGTAACCGAGCTTGTTTGTGTCACGATGTTGAATGAAACCCGTAGTCTAATTCTAAGTAGGTCTATGCCATAGGAACCACGTAGGAACTTATGTGCATATCAAATTTAGGTTGTATAATTGCTCACGGTATAGACTTAAATGAGATTAGAGATCGTCTTCTTTGTTCTTACATGGTTGTTTGGTTAGTTTGCATGATTGTTGGTTGATCACATGTAAATATGTATAGAGGTAATTTAGGATTTATTTTCAATGTTTATTCCAAAATCATCAAAACCTTTAAACCCTATATGCTTATTTCGACATTTTTATTAGATTAGATGGATCTACCCTGTAGTTGGATCCCCGGTTTAGAACGATCCTTGCTTGCTTTATACTACGATTGATTTGTTGACAGGGTTAATTGATGCGTGTGCAAATACGTCTTATCAAATGGCGCCGTTGCCGGGGATCCTTCGGGATCCTCGATCTTTTTAATTGTCGAAATTTGCATTGTATATATGTCTATATGTTTATATTTGTAAAGTTAAAACCATAAATTTGTATATGATGTAATTGTGTTTTAATTTGTTTGAATAATGTTGTAGGTTGTACTGCACAGGAATAGGTAGGATCCCTTTTGTTAATTCTAGCCTTAACCCTTCTTGTTTACCCTCGGGTTTGCATGAGGTTGTGGGCGGCTTTTATTAACACTTAAAAGTCTTTAACTAGTCCTCAACTTAAAAGTCTTTATTAAAAGCGCTTCCGTGTATTAAGCATGTAAGGCTGTGTGAATAAAATTTCTCATCATAAAATAAGCTTGTGAAATGCACTCCCCGAAAAACAATATCGATCGACCATAGTCTCTTCTTCAGTCTTAACTTCCTTGTTCTCAGTGAAATGGCGGCAACGAAGGGCAAGTTGGTTTACAACATTTACAGAGCGGTGAGCCATGGCCTGTCTCCATTGCTCTACCTCCACCTTCACTGGCGTAAACTCCGAGGCCTCGAGCACCCTCTCCGCTGGCCCGAGCGCCTCGGCCGCCCTTCCTTCCCTCGTCCTCCGGGCCCACTCCTCTGGTTCCACGCCGTCTCCTTAGGTATCTCCCATTCCCATTCTTTAGCTTTTCATTTCATTCATGAAAACCAATTGGTTCTAACATTTGGGTGCAGGGGAAGGAATGTCTGCCATTCCTGTCATCAAAGAATGCATTCGAAAGAGGCCTGATTTGACCATTCTGATGACCACTACGACGTCTTCTGCATTGTAAGATCTGTATCTGCATTTTCCTCCTCCACCCAACTCAACATTAGGTCAAAGTTTGAATCTTAATGCCAAAGTTTAAATCTTTACTTGTACACTTCATATGTGCAGTGAAGTAATAAAGAATCGTCTTCCAACTAGTGTCATTCATCAGGTACCTTTTTACTCGTGTTACAATGTATTAGTCTTTTATGGAAAGATAGAATATTTATGGTTTGATGTACTGATACTCTGTGATTGAACTAGTTTGCGCCGATTGATACCCCTTCTGCTATGGAAACATTTCTCTGTCACTGGAAGCCAAATGCAATTGTGTTAATGGAGAGTGAGCTGTGGCCAAATTTGATCATCGGTGCTTCGGAAAAAGGTGTAAGTATTATATCTCTCAAATGTGCTTCCCTGAATTTATTTTGGCGTAACGTAAATGAAACTTAATGTAGCTCGAGTATGACTTTTTAATTTTACCCTATATGATTTCCTCCGAAGGTTGCATCAGGTAGCTTATCTTCGTGAAAATAGTTACTTAGCTTGTCTACTTTTTCAATATGCTGATGAGGTTGTTTTGATGTTTTGTGTATTGTGATATGAATATAATTCTGGTGTATTTATGTCATGTTTCTGAACTTAGATGACCCTTATATGATTTCAATTCTCTTCAGATCATGCTGGCATTGTTAAATGCACGGGTATCTACTAAATCCTTTAAACGTTGGTCGAGACCAGTGCTTCTTCCACTTATTTCATTGATGCTCTCTAAGTTTTCATTGATTGCCCCATTGGTATGTGCTGCTATACTTTATTTTGCAGTAACCTGTGTGTTCTGTTGTTAGTGCTCTAATTGATTTTGTTGCAGAGCACTGCGCAAGCAATCCACTTTCAGCTACTATGTGCTCCACCTTTTGTCATCAACTTTTCCGGTGACCTGAAATATGGTATGATTCAGAATGAGAACTTACAAGGTTTTTATGTCTTACATGTGGAATGCAGATGAAGCTTATGATTTATTCTTACCTTTTGAGGGTCAATTGGAAAGTTCAAAAGAATTTAGACCTAAAACATATGAGAAACTTGTAAAGAAGGTGATCATCTATCATAAAACCTAATCCAGATATTTTTTTTTTTTTCTGTTTAGTTGTTGAAGAATTTGACATTTGTGAGGGAGAGACAAGAAGTATAGAAGATTTGACATTACACCTTTCCCACAGGCAGGTTTGGATGGCTTCTTCCATACATAAGGGGGAAGAAGAAGGTGAATTTCTGCCACCTAGCCTTAAGTTATGCTCTGTATATATGGTGTCATCCACTCATGCGCATGCTAGATTTTCATTAGGGACCTCACCTGTATCATTAAAAGTCATCTTGCCTCATTATCAGAAGTTAGTTTCTTTCACATACCATCTTCCTGATTGTATTATGCAATTGCACATGCTACTAATTTCGTGCCACTAAGGGTTGCAACTTCATTGTTAACTGAAGTCGTGCTTTTTCATCTGGTTAGTTCATGTTGTGATCCATTTCTTTTTCTATTAGCTTTCACCATGTAGTGACATTCAGCTAAACCAATAGCCACTTCCTTTATGTCTTCCCTCAGTATGAGTGAAGGAGTATTATTCTGACAGAGCCATTTGAGCAGATATTTGGGTGATACCATAGGAAAATCATAAATAGTTTGTGATGTTAACTATTAATATCTTCCAATGGGGTGGGTTCTTCTTATGGATCTTTATTGACTTGTTTCTGGTTTTGACTTTCTTTATGATTATCTAAATAGTAACTTTTTGCTAGTTGATTCATGTTGGTTGAAAAACTCACTAATACTATCTGCAGTAATACTAGGCATTCACAAAGTTCTCACGCAAGAATATCCTGATCTGTTCACTATTATTGTACCTCGGCATCCACAGCATGGAAAAGAGATTGCTCAAGTACGACCACATGCAATTTTATTGACATTTGATTCTTGATGATCTACAGTTGTCTTCATTAAGATTTACTACCTGAAATCTATTATTTAATATTACATGTTAATCATATTTTATACTGTTTTCTTAAGTGGTGCAGAAATTGTGGAGAGAAGGGCATGGTGTAGCTTTGAGGTCTCAGCATCATAAACTTGTCGAAGAAACAAATATATTGGTGGTGGACACATTAGGTCAGCATATTTTGGAATCTTATACCTACTTGATTCTCAGACAAATTCTATATGCATGAGGATGGAGATCTTTCATAGTTAGATTGTCCTACAGTTGCTTTAGGAAAACGATTCTTCTCATTATATGTTTTCCATCCTTCATTTTTAGGTGAACTGAGACACTTGTATAGGTTAACTCCAATAGCTGTAATTGGAGGTTCCTTTTTTCCCAGTCTTTCTGGTCACAACATATCAGAAGCTGCTGCAGCTGGCTGTGCCATTTTGACTGGTGAATATTTACTTCCAAAGTTCCAAATCAGATGTTGATTCTAAAATAAAACTCAGTGATAGATGCCTGTTCTATTCTGCCTTTTCAGGTCCATATGTCGGGCACTTTTCATGCATGGTATTGGAAATGCAACGATTAAATCCCTTATCAGTTCTACAGGTGTGAATAATCATTATCCTCTGTTCTTCAAATATCATTTTTAGGCTGTTCAAGATTTAGCTCCAAAACTTAAAATGATTCATAAGTTTCCATGTAATATTATCACTTGGCTAGTCATCGAAAGCATTTTCACAAATCTAGTAGTTTGAGGTTAATCCTTTGAATTTTCAGTCAACATCTTCTCACAGTATATCTTAAACGAACTAGATTACTAGAGTACATCATACATGACATCTTATGAACATCTGTTCTAGAGCCTATACAAATGATTATATTAGAATTTTCAGGTAGAACTGACTACTTCCAATTTCCAGGGTGAGGATCTCTACATTTGGCAAGACCAAAAAAAATATATAAAATTCTGAATCCAAGTCAACTGTAAGAAAACAATTTTATTTGGCACTGGGTAGAATGGGCATTGTTGAGGTTCATTTAGAGTATTTTTTGAAGCATATTTCTGGTGTGTTTGCAGCGGTTTTTGTTTTGTTAAACTTAATAAGAGTGCACTGTAACACCTGTATTGCCTCTTCTTTTGTGGGGAAGATAATTTTTGTAGTGGTGTTGGTACTAGTTGTCGTGAATTGTTTAAGGTGTCTAAATAGTGTATCACCATCTAAACCTTGGACATGATCAATTCTCGATCTTTGCTCATTAAAAGGACTTCTCAAATGTCAGCTATTCAAGGAAAAAAAAAACGCATCTCTTTGATCTATGTGGCATACCATGTCAATGATTGTGCAGGTTTCTGCTGGATTGGAACTTGAAGAAGCTCTCAGAAAGTTATTGAGAGATGTTAAGATATTAGAAGAACATCGCGTAGCTGCAAAACAAGTGTATCATGCTCTGTCAGGTGGAATTGTTGGCAATGTCTGGAATCTACTAGATTTTCATATTCTCCAACGCAATTTGAGCTTAAAAAACAACGAAGATCAGCATGCAATGGTAAATTTGGGTAAAGTTAATGTTTCTACTCATTAGTATGTCCAAAATTTAGTTAGCCTGAATATTGCTTTTGAATTTGTTCTTTGAAGGGGAATTTAGTTGCGAGCATTTGTGTGCCCTCTCATTAGGACTTGACATATAGTATTCTCAATTTCTTTTCCATACAAGCCATAAAGAATGCTGACAATGAAAAGTATTTGGCCTGCGTCTTAACTTTTTTAAAACATAAGACAATGGAAGGATGAATGTAAAAGAATACACTGTTATTTCCCATATGTTGCTTGCCCACTTTGATTTCTAAAATCCATCAAATGATTCAACTTATTGATACACAAGTCTGAGCACATTTCATGCATCCTAATTCTTATGCCACTGACCATGCTATTTGGAATGCATTCGCTAATTATCATGTTTGGTGTTATGCTAAGTAAATGCAATCCAAATAGCTACTCTTGCTGCTTCTTCTATAAGGGCTGCAATAATTAAATCAAGCATGATGATCATTTCTCAGAAAGCCATGAAGGGGCAAGAGAATTGATTGGTGCTTGTACATCTTCTAAGAGAGTGAACTATATCTTCAAAGAGAAACTCATCACAAGGTATAGCTAAAGGGCCAGGGTTAGCATGACCATACTCTTCATATGCTTGGTCTAGCAGCTGCCGTAAAACTGGGTGGTTCAGAAAATCCGTCCTTACAACAAACCGTCTCCTCGCTTCCCCTACTACCACGGCCAAGTGACCACGGGGTACATCCTGGGGTGGTTTCTTTTCTCCACCTCGGGCAAGCCTCCGCCTCACCTGCATTTTGTTCAGCTTCACAGTGTTGCAGATGTCATGTCTAGAATATTGCTCTCTGGGGGAAGCCTCATCCTTGTGAAGTAAGGTTTCAGACATTGTTGGTGTAACCAGTTCAGAGTGGAGGCAGGTATTTATAGTTGAGGAAACACCAGAATTTAACCTATATATCTTATAACTACTAACTGCATATGTGGCTGAGATTTGGCGACTGATCTCTGGGTTTGATGTTGTTAGGTTCTTCACATCACTTGCTCTTCTTGGTTCTCTGGAGTGACAGTGACAGGTCCAAATTCATGTGAGGCAAGTGCATGCCTAATACATATTCCTGTTAACATGCCAGTTTAAAAACTTTCCCAACATCTATAGTGGAGGTTGTGTTACATAAGTAATTTGTTTCATCAAAGAGGAATCGCTATCCACAACTCTGTTAATCCGCAGGGTCGGTTGGCTTGTAGTTTTGTCCGACAACAATTAGTTGCCGAAAATTGACCAGTGTCGCTGCAACTTGTTCTTTCTCCAGGAGCTGCTATATTTTCTGGAAATCTGGAACCACCAAGTAGAACATTAACAGGCTAGGCCTTAACTTTAGATAACTTTTCATCCACAAGAACCAGAAAGAATCACCAGGTAGACATTTGCTGGAGTCGATCATATGATCCTATCGGTGAGTAAACCTTTATCGAAATTGTTTCATTCATTGCCTTGGTAATTATGTGTGTATCAATGATTAAGCCCTTTCATCTGGTAGTATCTCTATAATTCGTGATACAAGATAGTTGAGTGTCTTTAATAGGACGAGCTTTGTTTTCCTAGTTTGCAGGTTCCGAATGTGGAGGATGATTATCCATTAGGTTGGTCTAATCTCTAATGCCTCATAATTCAGGGCTATAAATGGCCAACAAAACTGAAATCTGTGACAAAACAAAGAACAGAGTCTCATTGTCCTGAGTAATCACTCTCATCGTCCTTGTCTGTACCAGAAAGTCTATATGAAAGTAGAAATGAACATGGACAGTGTACAAGAGCTGATGGCTTTGTTTTGTCTTCTTTTGAGTTTTTTCGATTTGATTGGAACATGGAAGTTGTAGAGTCGTCTCTTGGCCAGTTCACGTTACTTGGTGTTGGGGACAAGAAGGTTGGCTTCCTTGTGTATATGTTTTCATCTGGAATCTACAGTGACGTAAGGTCTGATCAGAAAGGAAATGGCTTAATCCTCATCACGGATATGAGATTAGTGTTCTACCATAGATGCCAGATGACTAATATCATCCCTAGCTCTGTCCACTTTACCAATCTCTACTTGATTTGAAAGAAAGTCTTTCTTTTATGGGTTTTGCCCCAACCCTATTTCTGAAAATCAGAGCTACAATTAAGATAAAACATAAAGAGAGCTAGTCGAATTCACAATTTTAGTATACCAAGCAGTTTAGTTATACATCATTGTTATATTAAGTACGAGCACTATATCAATCTCAAACCTTCTACTTACAGAGAAGAGACCCCAATAGTACTCAAAAGAAAATGGAATTAGGCCATGATCAACAGCTCAACACCTTTAGTAGCCATAAGCATCATCTTAGTATTAAGAAAAAATCAAATGCTTAGGAGCCCTTATGAGTCACCTCTTCTCCTCTGATTTAGGACCTCATAGCAATCTGTAGTAGAGAGTGTGGTTGGAGTATTTTTTGAGTTTCTCTTTAGATTTTGTCTAAGAAGGTAGCTCAAACAGAGAGTCGATCTCAGATGCTCTTATATCTTAAACTGACAACAACAAAATAGTAATGAACGAGTTCTTGAGGTCTTTCTGTTACCCATGAATGTGTAAAAAGGATGAGTAGGAAGTATCTTTGAGGCTGCTGAGCACTCTATCTGTCTTTCATGGAAAATAACCAAGAAAACAGTGCAGAGGCTGAACCTTCTACTTTGGCTTTATGTCTATACTGAAGAAACTTCTTACGCATAAAATAACACCCACTTTGTCTCCTTTCTCCAAAAACTCCAACATAATTCGAAAAATTACTCAGCCAAAGCCAAGCTTTTGATCACTTTTGTTTTTGTTGTTGTTGGTGTTGGATAGTCGAGCTTTTGTCTGCAGTTGGCTGATTATTGAGGCAAAATTGGAGCGCCAATCGCGCCATCAATCTATCCCTTCTTCTTTTTGCATGTGTCATAATTTAAAATCATAACCAACAAAGCAAGTAAAGAATAATATAGAGAGGGAAAGAGACTGTGATCTGGGTAAGCAGTTCATTCTCTTTTGGAGACACAATGAGCTTCATGACTTTAGTCCAACTATGATGATCGCTGACAACTGTGAAGATTAGTGTTTACCCTAAAAGGCTAAAATGAACATTCCATCAGATCTGTCACTGGCCAATTCTCTACTGAAAAAAAAAATGATTTACTATAATGTTGTAAAGATATATTTTTGATTGTATTTGCACATCGGATTAAACTGTTTTTTTTTTTCGAAAGGGGTTTAGAACCCAGTCTAGACTCACGGGTTAAAACTCTTAAGCCAATTGTAATTGTCTACTAACAAGGCTCGTCGAAACGACAAAATGTTAATGTCACTGGTTCATACTAGTCTGTTATATATAGTTGCCGATTTGTGTAGTTTTAATGGCAGATCATGAAGTAATATCTTCAAATAGTGTATCTGGAGAATTACCAATTGCAGTTTTGAGACTGTTGAATGTTCACATACTCTCGTAGTACCTAGATTATGGCGCCCTTACCCATGAAGGCACTCCATGTTTGCTTTCGTCCAAACAGTGTTGCTCTTCGTCAGTCGCATTGCTGATCATGCAACAGTAATATCTGTCTATCTCTCTTTTTCTCATCACTTCTGCATTCAGATATATACTTGTACGCAACTGTTGGAATTTGATTGATCCGATTTCAAGGTCATATATAGAGATGGGCAGACACGGCTCGACGACTGTTTAATCAGGTTGTCTTTCTTGTGCTCTTCTATCATCATGTAAGGTTGTTAAGCAGAGACAAACTTTGCTTTCCTAAGACTCAAAGTGGTAATAAGCAACAACAGGCAAAGTTAATCATGCACCTCCTTTATGTAAAAGCCTAAGAAAGTAGTCCAAGGCCAACAAAGATGATAAATCATACTCTGGGTTAAAATTAAAATTCTATAGCTACTGAGCTAGGTTAAAACACCAGATGAGAACATGAGATTATTGGAGTTAAAGTCAATTCCATTTTTATAACTATTGCTCAATGCAAACTTGCAGAGGGTAATATATACAAGTATAATATATGACAAAAATTATAATAAGACATTTGATTCTTACCCAGAGAGTAGACATTTGAATTGAGAGACAGATGATTCCTATAAATGTGACAGAAACCCAAGTATGAGGCTGAGAAGGGATTAGATTTTGAAGACAAAATTGATGAGGAATTTGAATTTGAATTCTGGTAGCTGGTAATTAGCCTAGTTTCCTGATTTTGATCTTTGGCTTAAAGCCAATACGGATTGGCCAAAAGTGACTTCCAAGTAGAAGTAATGAAAATGAAATGCTGCATATGCCTCTCCTTCCTTTTGTAAAGATTCAAGTAGCCATAATCACTTGAGTCTCATAGCAATTGCCTATTGATTGCTTCATTAGTTTTAATTAAACTAGGTAGATGTCAATGTCAGTGTTATGAGTGCGCACATATATTTGAGAGGCAGTTAGGGTTTATTATTTGACTTTCATCACTTAAACTATCGTTCATCTACCAGGAATATTTATAACATGTTACGAAAAACTGTTAAACTTTACAAAATGTCTCTATACTTCAGAAAACTTTACATGCTCTGTTTACCTAACATTATGCAGAAAATGTATTCTAAAACCAAATGCCAAACAATCGTACTAGAAGCGCTGCCGACAAACACAATTTCACCGTAACAATGACAAGCCTCAATTTTACCAACTTGTGAAGTGTTACTAGTGTACCATGCCATGGACCACGGTCCTTGCAGTGAGTCCCCCCATTCACCTTTGCCTTTGGTCAAGTAAAAAAGTGACAAAGATGTACCCTTCCCTCAAAACCCTTTACTCATTCCATACGAAAGGAGTGGAAAACATCAATCATTCCCACAACCATTCCATGCTCCTATTCTCCCCCTTTAATCATACCCCCTCCCCCCAAAAGCACACCATATCATAACACTCCTCTATAAAAATAAAAAGAAAAAGTAAAAAAGACAAAAAATAAAAATTAAATAAATAACTTTTCTTTTTCCCCACTTATTATTATCTCTCTCTCTCTCTTCACTCTTTTTGAAAAAACACTCTTACGTTCTTCCCTTCTCTTCCCGCCTAAGCTCGCAGAGCCATGAAGAAGAAGGCTCATCCCTCCGCCTTAGCCTTCCTCCTCCTTCTCACCTTCACTAAACTCTCACTCTCTTCTCCGACCCCGAACGACACCTCAGCTCTAACCCAGTTCCGCCTCCAGACCGACACCCACGGCTACCTCCGCTCCAACTGGACCGG of the Fragaria vesca subsp. vesca linkage group LG6, FraVesHawaii_1.0, whole genome shotgun sequence genome contains:
- the LOC101297278 gene encoding 3-deoxy-D-manno-octulosonic acid transferase-like, which codes for MAATKGKLVYNIYRAVSHGLSPLLYLHLHWRKLRGLEHPLRWPERLGRPSFPRPPGPLLWFHAVSLGEGMSAIPVIKECIRKRPDLTILMTTTTSSAFEVIKNRLPTSVIHQFAPIDTPSAMETFLCHWKPNAIVLMESELWPNLIIGASEKGIMLALLNARVSTKSFKRWSRPVLLPLISLMLSKFSLIAPLSTAQAIHFQLLCAPPFVINFSGDLKYVVEEFDICEGETRSIEDLTLHLSHRQVWMASSIHKGEEEVILGIHKVLTQEYPDLFTIIVPRHPQHGKEIAQKLWREGHGVALRSQHHKLVEETNILVVDTLGELRHLYRLTPIAVIGGSFFPSLSGHNISEAAAAGCAILTGPYVGHFSCMVLEMQRLNPLSVLQVSAGLELEEALRKLLRDVKILEEHRVAAKQVYHALSGGIVGNVWNLLDFHILQRNLSLKNNEDQHAMKAMKGQEN